In a single window of the Pseudopipra pipra isolate bDixPip1 chromosome 21, bDixPip1.hap1, whole genome shotgun sequence genome:
- the CCDC92B gene encoding coiled-coil domain-containing 92B: protein MTPSGRPAGPRRSPQAWTVNLVTMETVSLEHQIQSVQRHIAFLKKEQMELLHDLHLEILRLQKHCSELTHDLEMKELEARQQDVLDRELEEKCRAMEAQLQEKEKDNLELRKELQHKETLVAALRSSLRSKERRFLEELKRRSHRVTILDTELQKQTEAAAYLSLQLHATAQRLPGPRAGGPPEQPPAEGRPRRRGHRAPARRLPGDGGRPRDPVPEEHDAMPDPALFLYTSRPRAPQRLSPEPPEPPAQPRGPAGTARGQRPPRQPPQDPAARARSAKGEPGKRQGAGAHGAPRAQE from the exons ATGACGCCCAGCGGgcgccccgccgggccccgccgctccccccaG GCCTGGACCGTGAATTTGGTTACGATGGAGACAGTGTCCCTGGAGCACCAGATCCAGAGCGTGCAGCGGCACATCGCCTTCCTAAAGAAGgagcagatggagctgcttCATGACCTGCACCTGGAGATCCTCCGCTTGCAGAAGCACTGCTCAG AGCTCACCCATGACCTGGAAATGAAAGAGCTGGAGGCTCGCCAGCAAG ATGTCCTGGACCGAGAGCTGGAGGAGAAGTGCCGGGCGATGGAGGCCCagctgcaggagaaggagaaggacaacCTGGAGCTGCGCaaggagctgcagcacaaggaGACGCTGGTGGCTGCGCTGCGCTCCAGCCTCCGCAGCAAGGAGCGCCGGTTCCTGGAGGAGCTGAAGCGCCGGAGCCACCGCGTCACCATCCTCGACACGGAGCTGCAGAAGCAGACGGAGGCGGCCGCCtacctgtccctgcagctgcacGCCACGGCCCAGCGCCTGCCGGGcccccgggcgggcgggcccCCCGAGCAGCCCCCGGCCGAGGGCAGGCCCCGGCGCCGCGGCCACAGAGCGCCCGCCCGGCGCCTGCCCGGGGACGGCGGCCGGCCCAGGGACCCGGTGCCGGAGGAGCACGATGCCATGCCCGACCCGGCCCTCTTCCTCTACACGtcgcggccccgcgccccgcagCGCCTGTCCCCggagccccccgagcccccggcccagccccgcggcccggccggCACCGCCCGCGGGCAGAGGCCGCCCCGGCAGCCCCCGCAGGACCCGGCGGCCAGGGCCCGGTCGGCCAAGGGCGAGCCCGGAAAGAGGCAGGGGGCCGGTGCCCACGGTGCCCCCCGGGCCCAGGAATAG